From Triticum aestivum cultivar Chinese Spring chromosome 7B, IWGSC CS RefSeq v2.1, whole genome shotgun sequence:
TCCCATAAGACATCTACACTTCTATGCAACGTTTTACAACTGAAATAACTAGTATTAATCAAATAAAAATATCAGCAGATGGAAATTTACTATATCACAAACGATTTTGCTGAAATTCATAAAAAAAACTACCTATTCGTACAATAACAAGTTCATCACTGTAAGACTGGGTGTTATCCATATGGGACTGGGCCAGCTGCACCAAAGCGGGGATACAATTTCTTCCGTGCTGTCATCATCCAAGTTGAGAACACCTATGTCCCGAGGGTTCGTCTTATACTTCCAACTATATTCCTCATCATCTGCGAAATAGACACAATTTTCCTTCAGTTGCGGATATTCTTCAGCACTAAGGTACTGCGACTGGTTACGCCCAAGAAACAACACGTGATTATGCAAGCCATTTATTTCCACAAGCGCTTTTGCTGCCATATCAACTTTGTATAACAAGATTTTTCTAGTTTTAACTATGAGCTCCTCATAACCTGCATCTATGAGTTCATCCTCCCTGCAGACTTGCAGCAGACCGCCCCACGGTGCCTGAACAACATACCACATGTCCCGGCTAATGTAATTGTCAATCTCATCTATAATTATGTTCCTCGTGACGGTAGGGCCACTGAGATTAAAAGCATCAATTCTTCCCGTTCCCGTGAATGCATACAATAGATCATGCATGTAGATGCATTGTTTATAGTCCCAACCAGGGGGCAGCAAGGTCCACTTACAATCTCCTATCCTTGCAAACGAAAGCTCACCTTCTGGACCGTGGATGAGAACCACAATGTAGCTCCCTGCCGACGGATCCGGAAAGATAAATGCCCTGACATAGAGGTGGTCACGAAGCTCGTCGGGAGCATGGGTTAACATTTTGGGATCAACCAGTTTGAAGCCTGACTCCGCACAGTACACTTGCTCGGGCAATCCATACTTAACAATTGTACCTGCATCGTCAAATATTGGCTCTACATAATCAATGGTGATCACCGGCGGGAGAGCAATCTGTTGAC
This genomic window contains:
- the LOC123159900 gene encoding uncharacterized protein; translated protein: MEASCSVARIVSFAHFGLRILPKFLALSPDSLGKFRKVSPLMETETAVRNLPELPQDVLMEIFSLLEIPDLMRAASVSTSWRSAYTSLCNELEQYKRPQTPCLLYTSESAGENVACLYSLAEKRVYNLTLSDPPIRSRYLIGSSHGWLVTADDKSELHLINPITSQQIALPPVITIDYVEPIFDDAGTIVKYGLPEQVYCAESGFKLVDPKMLTHAPDELRDHLYVRAFIFPDPSAGSYIVVLIHGPEGELSFARIGDCKWTLLPPGWDYKQCIYMHDLLYAFTGTGRIDAFNLSGPTVTRNIIIDEIDNYISRDMWYVVQAPWGGLLQVCREDELIDAGYEELIVKTRKILLYKVDMAAKALVEINGLHNHVLFLGRNQSQYLSAEEYPQLKENCVYFADDEEYSWKYKTNPRDIGVLNLDDDSTEEIVSPLWCSWPSPIWITPSLTVMNLLLYE